One Blastocatellia bacterium DNA segment encodes these proteins:
- a CDS encoding integrin alpha, giving the protein MKSRLIFRRLIASSTLMIWLVAHAPGQRIGLVDTAEQAGLMLTIFGAAVGDQLKALAAGDFNGDGIGDMLVGTHLANNLEIQRIDAGVAYIVLGRRDILPIETRDPGEPAELQPDATFFGAENDDRMGVSTTSGDINGDGIDDIVFGAPQADGPGNGRLNAGEVYIFYGSRDLKPGSIRDVAGILGPVPDVTILGEERNDTLGAAVALGQLNGRGGLDLIIGAPGTFGPQNTRASAGTVYIIFDVAERGSVIDLADPFTGADVVIHGAETLDGLGGAVAAGDLNQDGFDDVVVSAPLADGPANSRRDAGEVYVLFGGARLVNTPIRDGAGFFGPMPELTIYGQDARDLFGGSLLVGDVSGDQIDDLIIGAVLPPINTTTASIGGDGPDNGRADAGEVYVIRGSRALASEFVRDMAAQVARPADVTLFGGDAGDVFGSSLRVGDVSGDGVNDLIISAPRADGLDNRRLNVGEVYAFFGGPRLFDGLRRDAAGQVGRAPELTLLGPTAGVNFGLTLAMIDLDADGALDFVVGAPLLNGPENLRATAGAVLVVSGD; this is encoded by the coding sequence ATGAAGAGTCGTTTGATATTTCGGCGCTTGATTGCCAGCTCAACACTGATGATCTGGCTTGTTGCACACGCGCCTGGCCAACGCATTGGGCTTGTGGATACCGCCGAGCAGGCCGGGCTCATGCTGACCATCTTTGGCGCCGCTGTCGGCGATCAACTGAAGGCGCTGGCTGCCGGCGATTTTAATGGAGATGGCATCGGGGACATGCTGGTTGGCACGCACCTGGCGAACAATTTGGAGATTCAGCGCATTGATGCTGGCGTCGCCTACATTGTGCTTGGCCGGCGCGACATCCTGCCCATAGAGACCCGCGATCCTGGCGAGCCTGCTGAGTTGCAACCTGACGCGACTTTTTTCGGCGCGGAAAACGATGATCGAATGGGCGTGTCAACCACGAGCGGTGACATCAATGGCGATGGCATTGATGATATTGTGTTCGGGGCGCCGCAGGCTGACGGACCGGGTAATGGGCGGCTCAATGCCGGCGAAGTCTATATTTTCTACGGCAGCCGCGATCTCAAACCCGGTTCAATACGCGACGTTGCTGGCATACTCGGCCCTGTGCCTGACGTCACCATTCTTGGCGAGGAGCGTAACGATACGCTCGGCGCGGCTGTGGCGTTAGGTCAACTCAATGGCCGTGGTGGACTGGATTTGATCATCGGCGCGCCGGGAACCTTTGGTCCGCAAAATACGCGCGCTAGCGCGGGGACGGTCTACATCATCTTTGATGTGGCCGAGCGAGGCTCGGTGATTGACCTGGCTGATCCATTTACTGGCGCGGATGTCGTCATTCATGGAGCTGAAACGCTGGATGGTTTGGGTGGCGCGGTGGCAGCCGGTGATCTGAATCAAGACGGCTTTGACGATGTGGTCGTATCGGCGCCGTTGGCTGACGGTCCTGCCAATAGCCGACGTGATGCCGGCGAAGTCTACGTGTTGTTTGGCGGCGCTCGGCTTGTCAACACACCGATTCGAGATGGCGCTGGCTTTTTCGGACCGATGCCTGAACTCACGATCTACGGTCAAGACGCCCGTGATCTCTTTGGCGGCTCGCTGCTGGTGGGCGATGTTAGTGGCGATCAGATTGACGATCTGATTATCGGCGCTGTACTGCCACCGATCAACACAACCACCGCTTCGATAGGCGGCGATGGCCCTGACAACGGGCGGGCGGATGCCGGCGAGGTGTATGTTATTCGTGGAAGCCGGGCGCTGGCTTCCGAGTTTGTGCGGGATATGGCCGCTCAGGTGGCGCGTCCAGCCGACGTAACACTTTTTGGTGGCGACGCCGGCGACGTATTCGGTTCATCGTTGCGCGTGGGCGATGTCAGCGGCGACGGCGTGAACGATCTGATCATCAGTGCGCCACGAGCCGACGGGTTGGATAATAGACGGCTCAATGTGGGCGAAGTCTACGCCTTCTTTGGAGGCCCTCGCTTGTTCGACGGACTTCGGCGCGATGCAGCCGGTCAAGTGGGACGCGCGCCTGAGCTGACACTGCTTGGGCCAACCGCTGGCGTCAATTTCGGCCTGACGCTCGCGATGATTGATCTTGATGCTGACGGCGCGCTGGACTTTGTTGTAGGCGCACCACTGCTGAACGGGCCGGAGAATTTGCGGGCCACTGCCGGCGCTGTCTTGGTTGTGTCTGGCGATTGA
- a CDS encoding S46 family peptidase, which produces MMRQRICCIFLIGLVLFSWPCRLLAAEGMWLPDTLNTLPLDRLKKLGLKLKLEEIYNPNGASLADAVVMVGGGTGQFVSPDGLILTNHHVAYDAIAAASTPERNYLEAGFLARTRDEEISAKGYTVSITRSFKDVTADVLSVVKQSMSLEERQKAINARSRELAAAASNDKEGISAQVVEMLNGLSYYLYTYLVLKDVRLVYAPPESIGNFGGDPDNFQWPRHTGDFSFMRAYVGPDGKPAEYDKNNVPYKPKKYLPISLDGYKEGDFVMVLGYPGATYRYRESFSIEYRQNHLYPWQIQTLQRQIALLEQASRRDPASALRYSSELQSLNNALKNFQGSLQGLKRSKLLERRRAEEAAFMQYVEQTPNWKAQYGDALPQLASLYRDLMSYQAKQNVLSGLLNAGSTMSLLAAAWDRARDRDKPPEDRTSDLTDEAIEQLKKTIPETWRDRNIELERGYIELFLQQADALPAEQKIASVESLFAGKSGADRRQAEAAWARQMLESSRIQSADDVIKLFEMTPAQLQAIEDPLLNFVGQAKAELAPLDERYQRFVAGVTKARPAYIQGMSRWKKTGLYPDANRTLRFTYGVVKGYSPRDAVFYDYMTTLRGVLEKESDEHPFKVPQRLKELFAQRDFGPYADRRRNDVPVAFISDTDITGGNSGSPIMNGKGELIGVVFDGNYEGLGSDYVYNPALSRCIAVDIRYVLFVTEKLGGAHNVIQELQTRHRAVGSK; this is translated from the coding sequence ATGATGCGACAACGAATCTGCTGCATTTTTTTGATTGGTTTGGTGCTGTTTTCCTGGCCATGTCGGCTGTTGGCCGCTGAAGGCATGTGGTTGCCTGATACGCTCAACACGCTGCCGCTGGATCGCCTCAAAAAGCTCGGCCTGAAACTGAAGCTGGAAGAGATCTACAATCCCAACGGCGCTAGCCTCGCTGATGCGGTTGTGATGGTCGGCGGCGGCACAGGTCAGTTCGTCTCGCCTGATGGCTTGATTCTGACGAATCATCATGTCGCTTATGATGCGATTGCGGCCGCCAGTACGCCGGAACGCAACTACCTGGAAGCCGGCTTCCTGGCCAGGACGCGCGATGAGGAAATCTCTGCCAAAGGATATACAGTCTCCATCACCAGAAGCTTCAAAGATGTCACCGCCGATGTGCTCTCGGTCGTCAAGCAGAGCATGTCACTGGAGGAGCGGCAGAAGGCCATCAATGCGCGCAGCCGTGAGCTGGCCGCCGCCGCTAGTAACGACAAGGAGGGCATCTCCGCACAAGTCGTCGAGATGTTGAATGGGTTGTCGTACTACCTCTACACCTACCTCGTGCTCAAAGACGTGCGGCTTGTCTACGCTCCGCCGGAATCCATTGGTAACTTTGGCGGCGATCCAGACAACTTCCAGTGGCCGCGTCACACTGGCGATTTCTCGTTCATGCGCGCATACGTTGGCCCTGATGGCAAGCCGGCGGAGTACGACAAAAACAATGTGCCGTATAAGCCGAAAAAGTATCTGCCGATTTCGCTCGATGGCTATAAGGAAGGCGATTTCGTGATGGTGCTCGGCTATCCGGGAGCGACCTATCGCTATCGCGAATCGTTCTCCATTGAGTATCGGCAGAATCACTTATACCCGTGGCAAATTCAGACGTTGCAGCGACAGATCGCTTTGCTGGAGCAGGCCAGCCGGCGCGATCCGGCCTCAGCGTTGCGCTACAGCAGCGAGCTGCAATCGCTCAATAATGCGCTGAAAAATTTTCAAGGTTCTCTGCAAGGCCTCAAACGCTCCAAGCTGCTTGAACGCCGGCGAGCCGAGGAAGCAGCGTTCATGCAATATGTGGAGCAAACGCCCAACTGGAAAGCGCAATACGGCGACGCACTCCCGCAACTGGCCAGTCTCTATCGCGATCTGATGAGCTATCAAGCGAAACAAAATGTGTTGAGCGGGTTGCTCAATGCTGGTTCAACCATGTCGCTGCTGGCTGCTGCCTGGGACCGCGCGCGCGACCGCGACAAGCCGCCAGAGGATCGAACTTCTGATCTCACCGATGAAGCGATTGAGCAATTGAAGAAGACGATTCCCGAAACGTGGCGCGACCGCAACATCGAGCTGGAACGCGGCTACATCGAATTGTTTTTGCAGCAGGCCGACGCGCTGCCCGCTGAGCAGAAAATCGCCTCTGTTGAATCGCTCTTTGCAGGCAAGTCGGGAGCAGACCGCCGTCAGGCCGAAGCGGCCTGGGCGCGTCAGATGCTGGAAAGCTCCCGTATTCAATCGGCCGATGACGTGATCAAATTGTTCGAGATGACGCCGGCTCAGTTGCAGGCCATCGAAGACCCGTTACTGAATTTTGTGGGACAGGCCAAGGCTGAACTGGCGCCCCTGGACGAGCGCTACCAGCGGTTCGTGGCCGGCGTCACCAAAGCTCGTCCGGCTTACATTCAAGGCATGTCACGCTGGAAGAAAACCGGACTCTATCCTGATGCCAATCGCACACTGCGGTTCACCTACGGCGTAGTGAAAGGCTACAGCCCGCGCGACGCCGTGTTCTATGACTATATGACGACACTGCGCGGCGTGCTGGAAAAAGAGAGCGACGAGCATCCTTTCAAAGTGCCTCAACGATTGAAAGAGCTGTTCGCTCAACGCGATTTCGGTCCGTATGCAGATCGGCGCCGAAACGATGTGCCGGTCGCGTTTATTTCTGACACAGACATCACCGGTGGCAATTCCGGTAGTCCGATCATGAATGGCAAGGGGGAGTTGATCGGCGTCGTCTTCGACGGCAACTACGAAGGATTGGGCAGCGATTACGTCTATAATCCGGCGCTGTCTCGTTGCATTGCTGTTGACATTCGCTACGTGTTGTTTGTCACCGAAAAGCTCGGCGGCGCTCATAACGTGATTCAGGAACTGCAAACTCGACATCGCGCGGTCGGCAGCAAATAA
- a CDS encoding sodium:solute symporter produces the protein MRIVDWIVLVASLGLIVYVGVTKSRGSRNTKQFFLANRSLPWWIIGLSVMATQASAITLIGTTGQAYVDGMRFVQFYFGLPIAMVILCATLIPFFYRANVYTAYEYLEQRFDAKTRLLSSLLFILSRGMSLGVVIYAPAIVLSIILGWEIKATILVMAATATFYTSFGGIQAEIWADVYKMYLMFASIFICLGLILFNLPSEVSLSDAAYLAGLTGHLKAIDLSVDPKNEFTLWSGLIAGLFLMLSYFGCDQSQVQRYLTVRSLKESRLSLMFNAFLKVPMQFFILSIGVLLFVFYHFEKPPLGFDKRGLERVQASPYRDQFNALQARYDQVFEQRRQAAHALIAARHNHNPSEQQQARRHYRALHDELMQLRRQSAELMSRASGENYNDTNYIFPSFIIRYFPAGILGLIIAAIMAAAMSAMDSELNALSTVTVMDIYKRHLKPVADERHYLMVSRISTALWGAFAASFAMYAGALGSVVVAVNKVGSYFYGSLLGVFVLAIATKRATGRGAFWGLLAGMASVYAASRATDIAFLWFNIVGCVVVVVVGYVLSLTDRQAAPATMSLQERR, from the coding sequence ATGAGAATCGTTGATTGGATTGTGTTGGTCGCCTCCCTTGGCTTGATTGTCTATGTCGGCGTGACTAAAAGCAGAGGCTCGCGCAATACCAAACAATTCTTTCTGGCCAACCGCTCGCTGCCTTGGTGGATCATCGGACTGTCTGTCATGGCGACGCAAGCCAGCGCCATCACGCTCATTGGCACGACCGGACAAGCTTACGTGGATGGCATGCGGTTTGTGCAATTTTATTTTGGACTGCCCATCGCCATGGTTATCCTTTGCGCCACGCTGATTCCGTTTTTCTATCGCGCCAATGTCTACACAGCTTACGAATATCTGGAGCAACGATTTGACGCGAAGACCCGACTTCTTTCCAGTCTATTGTTTATACTGTCGCGGGGCATGTCGCTTGGCGTGGTGATTTACGCGCCCGCCATTGTGTTGTCCATCATCCTCGGCTGGGAGATCAAGGCCACGATCCTGGTCATGGCAGCAACCGCCACCTTCTACACATCATTTGGCGGCATTCAAGCAGAAATCTGGGCCGACGTTTACAAGATGTACCTGATGTTTGCTTCGATTTTCATCTGCCTCGGGCTCATCTTGTTTAACTTGCCTTCCGAAGTGTCGTTGTCTGATGCAGCATACCTGGCCGGCCTCACCGGTCACCTGAAAGCGATTGACCTTTCGGTGGACCCGAAGAATGAATTCACGCTCTGGTCAGGCTTGATTGCCGGATTATTTCTGATGTTGTCGTACTTTGGCTGCGATCAAAGTCAGGTACAACGTTACCTGACCGTGCGCTCATTGAAAGAGAGCCGGTTGTCGCTCATGTTCAATGCGTTCCTCAAAGTGCCGATGCAGTTTTTCATTCTCTCTATCGGGGTGTTGCTCTTTGTGTTTTACCACTTTGAGAAACCGCCGCTCGGCTTCGACAAACGCGGCCTTGAGCGTGTGCAAGCAAGTCCCTATCGAGACCAATTCAACGCGCTTCAAGCTCGCTACGACCAGGTATTTGAGCAGCGCCGCCAGGCAGCGCACGCCTTGATTGCCGCGCGACACAACCACAACCCATCGGAGCAGCAGCAAGCTCGCCGCCACTATCGCGCGCTGCACGACGAGCTGATGCAGCTTCGACGCCAAAGCGCCGAGCTGATGAGCCGAGCCAGCGGCGAGAATTACAACGATACGAATTACATCTTTCCCAGCTTCATCATTCGCTATTTTCCTGCCGGCATTCTCGGCCTGATTATCGCAGCGATCATGGCTGCCGCCATGTCAGCGATGGATTCCGAACTGAACGCACTTTCTACTGTGACTGTGATGGACATCTACAAACGCCACCTGAAGCCGGTTGCAGACGAACGCCATTATCTGATGGTCTCACGGATCAGCACGGCGCTCTGGGGCGCATTCGCTGCCTCGTTTGCCATGTATGCGGGCGCGCTCGGTTCGGTGGTTGTAGCCGTCAACAAAGTCGGCTCGTATTTTTATGGCTCATTGCTAGGCGTATTCGTTTTGGCCATCGCCACGAAACGGGCAACGGGTCGTGGCGCATTCTGGGGCTTGCTGGCAGGCATGGCGTCTGTGTATGCGGCCAGCCGCGCCACAGACATTGCCTTCCTTTGGTTCAACATTGTCGGCTGCGTCGTGGTGGTCGTCGTCGGCTATGTGTTGAGCCTGACGGATCGTCAAGCTGCTCCAGCAACGATGAGCCTTCAGGAGCGGCGTTGA
- a CDS encoding heavy metal sensor histidine kinase, translating to MLSIRRKLTLWYLTILAIVLLGYGAAVYLYLSASLLRLIDKSLRQQVIAFEKHLTALERGQEPTETATGRLALAPQFVELIGADGTTTDIASPSETFHVPVNVRTLEEVRTSAEPVLEDAVTDEGKPLRVATWRLLDEQGQIVSFIRAGYTLEEIEQVRWQVLWLLGLSLLIVLALAGWGGRLLVDKALRPVDRLTHTAQAITAKNLQERVEVPPTGDELARLAETFNQMIARLQEAFQREHRFTEDASHEMRTPLAVLRNEIEVALRRDRSPEEYRTILQRCLDQLLRLNRLTEDLLMLARAETSQSVLERQPVDLNALCEETVQYVQPLADERQLMLTIKLDSTPIYVLGDARRLKQVVMNLLDNALKYTPAGGRIHVEVERAGATAVVSVSDTGCGIAPDDLPYIFERFYRRRQKQGNKNDGFGLGLAICRWIVEAHGGTIRVSSQPTEGTRFTFELPLFVG from the coding sequence ATGCTCTCGATTCGTCGCAAATTAACACTCTGGTATTTGACAATCCTCGCCATTGTGTTACTCGGCTACGGTGCAGCGGTCTATCTTTATCTCTCGGCCAGCTTGCTGCGCCTGATTGACAAATCGTTGCGACAACAAGTCATCGCCTTTGAAAAGCACCTGACCGCGCTGGAACGAGGACAGGAGCCGACTGAAACGGCGACAGGGCGGTTGGCGCTGGCGCCTCAATTCGTCGAGTTAATCGGCGCGGACGGGACAACAACGGATATAGCCAGTCCTTCAGAAACGTTCCATGTGCCTGTCAATGTTCGGACATTAGAAGAGGTGCGAACCAGCGCGGAGCCGGTGCTGGAAGACGCCGTCACCGATGAAGGCAAGCCGCTGCGCGTGGCCACATGGCGGTTACTGGATGAACAGGGTCAGATCGTGTCATTTATTCGTGCCGGTTATACACTCGAAGAGATTGAACAGGTGCGATGGCAGGTTCTGTGGCTGCTGGGGCTCTCGCTGCTGATTGTGCTGGCGTTGGCCGGCTGGGGAGGCCGGCTGTTGGTGGACAAGGCGCTGAGACCCGTAGACCGCCTGACACATACTGCTCAAGCGATCACCGCCAAGAATCTTCAAGAGCGGGTCGAGGTTCCTCCAACGGGTGATGAACTGGCCCGGCTGGCGGAGACGTTTAATCAAATGATCGCGCGGCTGCAGGAAGCTTTTCAGCGTGAACATCGCTTCACCGAGGACGCTTCGCACGAAATGCGCACGCCGCTGGCCGTGCTACGAAATGAAATCGAAGTGGCCCTACGGCGTGATCGTTCGCCGGAAGAATATAGGACAATCTTACAACGCTGCCTGGATCAGTTGCTGCGATTGAACAGATTGACCGAAGATTTGCTGATGTTGGCGCGGGCTGAAACGAGCCAGTCCGTGCTCGAACGCCAGCCTGTGGACTTGAACGCGCTCTGCGAGGAGACCGTCCAATACGTCCAGCCGCTGGCTGACGAACGTCAGTTGATGTTGACCATCAAACTGGACTCCACACCGATTTATGTACTCGGCGATGCGCGACGATTGAAGCAGGTCGTGATGAACTTGCTCGACAACGCCCTCAAGTACACGCCGGCGGGCGGACGTATTCATGTTGAAGTCGAGCGCGCAGGAGCGACGGCTGTGGTCAGCGTCAGCGATACAGGCTGCGGCATCGCGCCGGATGACCTGCCATACATTTTCGAGCGATTCTACCGGCGACGGCAAAAGCAGGGGAACAAAAACGACGGCTTCGGACTGGGCTTGGCCATCTGCCGCTGGATTGTCGAAGCTCATGGAGGCACGATCCGTGTCAGCAGCCAGCCGACCGAGGGAACGCGATTCACATTTGAGTTGCCGCTGTTTGTGGGATAG
- a CDS encoding ABC transporter substrate-binding protein, whose translation METRHITIAHSPDSDDAFMFYALATGKLDTGHLTFSHVLTDIETLNRKALDEVYDVTAVSIHAYAYIADKYLLLPSGASMGEQYGPIVVSARPLAPAQLRGKRLAVPGLMTTAYLVMKLFEPDVECEVMPFDRIIEAVAAQAVDAGLLIHEGQLTYAEEGLHKVIDLGHWWYQQTRLPLPLGGNVIKRSLGPELIAQIAQYLRQSIQYGLAHREEALAYALSFARGMSGQLTDRFIEMYVNDLTLDYGDNGREAVQRLLDMGHERGFIPHRVQVEFAA comes from the coding sequence ATGGAAACTCGCCATATTACCATCGCTCACAGTCCTGATTCTGATGATGCATTCATGTTTTATGCGTTAGCTACCGGAAAATTGGACACAGGTCACCTCACCTTCAGTCACGTGCTGACGGACATCGAAACACTGAATCGAAAAGCGTTGGACGAGGTCTACGACGTGACGGCCGTTTCGATTCATGCTTACGCCTACATTGCCGATAAATACCTGCTGCTGCCGAGCGGCGCCAGTATGGGGGAGCAATATGGGCCGATTGTCGTCTCAGCGCGCCCGCTTGCGCCGGCTCAGTTACGAGGCAAGCGACTCGCAGTTCCCGGCCTGATGACAACGGCTTATCTTGTGATGAAGCTCTTTGAGCCCGACGTCGAGTGCGAAGTCATGCCCTTCGATCGCATCATAGAGGCTGTGGCCGCCCAGGCCGTTGATGCCGGCTTGCTCATTCACGAAGGCCAGCTCACTTATGCTGAAGAAGGCTTACACAAGGTTATTGATCTGGGCCACTGGTGGTATCAGCAAACGCGCTTGCCGTTGCCGCTAGGCGGCAACGTGATCAAGCGGAGTCTGGGCCCTGAGCTGATTGCGCAGATCGCCCAGTATCTCAGGCAAAGCATTCAGTACGGCCTCGCCCATCGGGAAGAAGCGCTCGCTTATGCCCTGAGTTTCGCGCGCGGCATGAGTGGGCAACTCACCGATCGTTTTATTGAGATGTACGTCAACGACCTGACGCTCGATTACGGTGACAACGGCCGCGAGGCCGTCCAACGGCTGCTCGACATGGGGCATGAACGCGGTTTCATTCCGCATCGCGTCCAGGTTGAGTTCGCCGCGTGA
- a CDS encoding rhomboid family intramembrane serine protease, whose translation MIPIRDDIPSSRVPVVSIGLIAANILVFLYQLTLSERGLELLFQEYAVVPVKYFSRGYVDGFGVLHEYTLAELLTPIFTAMFMHGGWMHIGGNMLYLWIFGDNVEDRMGHGRFLIFYLLCGVIATVAHIMFNPDSQVPSLGASGAIAGVLGAYLLLYPGARVITLVPIFIFIQFIPIPAVIVLGIWFLQQFVAGAASLGAQSAQTGGVAWWAHIGGFVAGMLLVHLFKQRRYWPADHEWWEHTRY comes from the coding sequence ATGATTCCGATTCGCGACGACATTCCATCGAGCCGTGTGCCAGTGGTCAGCATTGGGCTGATTGCGGCCAATATCCTGGTCTTCCTCTATCAACTGACATTGAGCGAGCGAGGCCTTGAGCTGCTTTTCCAGGAGTACGCCGTGGTTCCCGTCAAATACTTTTCTCGTGGCTACGTGGATGGATTCGGCGTGCTGCACGAATACACACTGGCAGAGCTGCTCACGCCGATTTTCACGGCCATGTTCATGCACGGCGGCTGGATGCACATTGGCGGCAACATGCTCTACCTGTGGATATTCGGCGATAACGTCGAAGACCGCATGGGACATGGCCGGTTCCTCATCTTTTATTTGCTGTGCGGCGTCATCGCCACGGTGGCGCACATCATGTTCAATCCAGATTCGCAAGTGCCGAGCTTAGGCGCTAGTGGCGCGATTGCCGGCGTGCTGGGCGCGTATTTGTTGCTCTATCCGGGCGCGCGCGTCATCACGCTGGTCCCGATTTTCATCTTTATTCAGTTCATTCCGATTCCGGCGGTGATCGTGTTAGGAATTTGGTTTCTGCAACAATTCGTCGCAGGGGCAGCCTCGTTGGGCGCACAATCGGCGCAGACGGGCGGCGTTGCCTGGTGGGCGCACATCGGCGGATTTGTCGCCGGCATGCTCTTGGTGCACCTGTTTAAGCAGCGGCGTTACTGGCCCGCCGATCACGAATGGTGGGAGCACACACGTTATTGA